The Gaiellales bacterium nucleotide sequence TGTGCTGCAGCCGCTGGTGGACGGCGAGGCCGACTTCGTGGTCGGGTCGCGGGTGCTCGGCTCCGACAGCGCGGATGATCGCGTCCGCCAGGCCGGCGTGCGCGTGTTCGCGGTGCTCGTGCGTCTCCTGACAGGCGTCAGGGTGACGGACACGTCGAGCGCGGTTCGCGCCATACGCGCGGAGATCACGGCGAAGGTCCGCCAGGACCAGGTGCAGTACCAGACCTCGGAGCTGCTGATCGGGGCGATCGCACGGGGCTACCGTGTCACGGAACGGCCGGTCTCGCACCGCACGAGGACGGCGGGGCAAAGCAAGAAGGGAGCAAGCCTGCTGTACGGCGCTCGATACGCGCAGGTCATCGTCAGGACCTGGTGGCGCGAACGCCGCGCGCGTGGGTGACCGGGTGGACACGGGGTCGAACACGTTCTCGGCCGGCGGCGTAGCCGGCGCGATCCGCCTCGCCCTGGCCCGGCTGATGCCGTGGATGGCGCGGCTTCGGCTGGTCGCCTTCGTCGCGGCGATCGGGATCGTCGCGGTGATGACCTATCGCGCCCGCAACTCCGTCAACCTGGACGAGATCGAGCTGTGGTGGATGGCACCGGCGGTTCCCGCGGCGATGCTGTGGTGGGTCCTGCTCGCGCGCGGCTGGTCGCTGCTCGTGACCGGGAGTTCGCGCCGCGGCGATGTCGCCCACTGGTGCCGGACGCAGGCGATCCGGTACCTGCCGGGCGGGATCTGGGCACCGGTCTCGCGCGCCACCCTGCTGCCCGGCACGGTGCCCGACAAGCTGACCACGGTCGCGGCCGAGAACCTGATCGCCCTGTGTGCCGCGGCGGCGATCGGCGGCATCGCCCTCGCCGCGAACGGCGACCTGGTGTGGCTGCCGCTGGCGCTGGCTCCGCTCGTGCCGCCGATCGCAACGCGACTGACCGGCGGCCGGACGCGCGTCACGACGGCGCGAGCGATCCACGTGTCGTGGAACGACACGATCGCGTTCCTCTCCTACACGGCGGCCGCCGTGCTGGTGCAGCGTGCCGTGTCGGGCGAGACCCATGTGCTGGTGGTGGTCGGCGCCGCCGCGCTGGCGTGGGCCGCGGGCCTGGTCGTGGTGATCGCTCCCGGCGGCCTGGGGATCCGCGAGGTGAGCTACGTCGCGCTCCTCGCCGGGACGTTCCCGTCCGCGCAGGCGACGACAGCGGGAGTCGGGCTGCGCGCCGTCACCGTCCTGGCCGAGCTGATCTGTCTGGTGCTCCTCGGGCGGCCCGACCGCGACCTCACCTAGATGACCGGTCGACATCGCCGCGCAGCGGGGACGCCATGACGGCCGTCATCGACGCCACCGACTCGCCGCGCGCGGCACGGCTCGGCCGGGTCGCCGCACTGTTCGCCACCGGGCCGCGGGAGGCCGTCGCGGTCGCACTGCTGATGGCACTGGTGCTCGTCGCAGCGTTCCCGAGGGTGGTCGCCGGCCACGCGACGTTCGCGCCCGGTGCCCAGATCGGAACCGAGAGCGGCGTCGCCCAACGCGACTACCCGTACCCAATTCCGAGCCGCGCCGTGGTCAACGACGGCGGCGCGTTCGCCTGGCAGTTCGAGCCCTGGGCGATCTTCACGCATGACGCGTACGCCGACGGCCACGTGCCGCTCTGGGATCCGTACTCGGCTCTGGGAAAGCCGTTCGCCGGAAACCTCCAGAGCGCGCCGTTCTCACCGCTGTACGCACCCGTGTTCCTGCACCCGGGCCAGCGCGTCTGGGACTTCGTGTTCCTGCTGCGATTGTGGCTGGGCGGGCTCGGGTGCTACGCCCTGCTCCGGGCGCTGGGGAGCCGCCCACCGGTCGCGCTGGGCCCGGCGGTGGCGTACATGCTCGCCACGACGTTCGTCCTGTGGACGTCGTCGGTCTCGATGAACGTGGAGCCGCTCGCACCGTGGCTGCTCCTGGCGCTGCTGCTCGGGCTGCGCCGCCCGACCGCGCCCCGCTTCGCGCTCCTGGCCGTCGTCGTGGCAGCGATCCTGGTGGGCGGACAGCCGGAGGTTGCAATCGTGCTGGGATGGGTCGGCGCCGTGTGGGCGGTCGCCTTCTGGGTGCGGGGCCCACGCCGGGCACGGCCCCTGATCGAGGTTGCGGGGGCGGCTGCCTGCGGCGCGCTGATCGCGTCGCCGCAGCTGCTCCTGGCACTCGAATACGTGCCGATCGCGGCGAAGGGCCACTACGAGGGGCTGGGGAACAACCTGTACCCGATCCGGACAGGCGGAGTGATGGTGCTCGGCGACTTCGCGGCCAAGCACCAGGCGGCGATCGGCATCGTGCTGTCGTCCCTGGCGCTCGCGGCCCTGGCGGCGCGCCGGCGGCTGCTGCCCGGCACGCTGGTGCTGCTGGCCGTCTCGGCGGTGTGGGTGCCCCGGGCCTTCGACGTACCGCTCGTCTCCTCACTGATGAGGCACCTGCCGGGCATCGGCACGATCAACGCGAGGCGGTACGGCGAGCTGCTCCCCGTGCTCTGTGCGGCGCTGCTCGCCACAGCCGTGATCGAGGCAGCGGCGCGCCGGGTGCGCGCGGTCGCCGTCGTGCCGGCCACGTTCGCCGGCGTCACGCTCGTCGCCTGGGCGCTCGGGGCAGGATCGCGCACCGACATGGCATGGGCCACCGTGCTGGCGGCGCTGGTCGCCGCCACGTTGTTCCTGACGGCGTACCGGCCGATACTCGCGCCGCTGATCGTGGTCGTGGTCTTCGTCCAGTTCCTGGGGCTCGCGCCGCGTACCTACGCCCGGCCGAACAACACCCAGCGCGTGCAGCCGTTCATGCGGTACCTGCAGTCGCACCTGAAACCGGGCGAACGCGCGGCCGGCGGATTCGGTCTGGTCGAGCCGGAGTGGGCGGGCGCATTCGGCGTCGCGGATCCCAACTCCCGCGACGCGCTGTACCCCGGCCGCTGGTCCTGGTACATGAAGCACCTGGTGGGGCATCTGCGGCTCGGGCCCGAGCAGCTCGCGTCGCCGTTCCTCGACGCGCTGGCCGTCCGCTACGTGGTGACGCCCCGGGGCGCAGCGATGCCGCCGAAGTACACCCGGGTGATGGTCGACCGCGACGGGCGACGCCTGGCGGTGTGGGAGAACACGCAGGCGTTTCCGGGCGCATGGCTGGCGAAGGGAGTGGTCGCAGCCCGGACGAGGCGCGGCGCCGAGCTGCGACTGAAGGCGTCGAACGGCGACCTGCGGCAGCTGACCGTGATCGAGGATCCGACGCCGGATATGGCACGTGCGACCGGCACGGGGACTGCGCGCGTGACGTCGTACTCGTTCGACGAATCGACCATCGACGTGGACGTCACCGGAGGCAGCGGCGTGCTGGTGGTGCCGCAGCAGTTCTTCCCGGGCTGGAAGGCGAGCGTCGACGGCAGCTCCACGCCCATCCGAGCCGCGAACTCGACCATGCGCGCGGTCTCGGTGCCGTCCGGCCGGCACACGGTCACATTCACGTATGCGCCGGCGCGATGGCGCTACGGCCTGCTCCTGGCGGCGCTCGGGATTCTCGCGATCGCCGCCAGGTGCCTTGGGCCCGTCATCCGGCGCCGCTGGGGTGGCGGGAGGCCGGCGACCGGCGCCGCGGTGGTACTGTGACCGTCGTCACGCTTCACTGCACGACTTCTTGGGGGACATCGTGCCAACCGATCCGCGCGGCCGCGCAGCCGCGCTCGACCCTGCCGACCCCGGCTTCTGGGCGCTGCCCGAGCGGGAGCGGCTCACCGCCTTTGCCCAGCTCCGGTCGCTGGACGGGCCTGCCTACCTGAGCAGCGGCTCGAGCGGCTTCTACGCGCTGGTCAAGCACGCCGACGTCGTCGCGGCCAGCCGGCAGCCCGAGCTGTTCCTCAGCGGGCCGGGCGTGACCACCCCGGAGCCCGCCCGGTGGGCGCGCGTGCTCTTCGGGGACTCAATGGTCAACATGGACGATCCCCGGCACGCCGCTCTTCGCCGGATCGTGGCCAGGGCGTTCTGCCCGCGCCTGATCGCCAAGATCGAGGACGACATGCGCGGCGTCGCGACCGAGATCGTCGACGACGTGCTGGCCCGGCGGCCGGAGGACTTCGTGTCGTCGGTCGCGGCGCAGATGCCCTACCGCGTGATCTGCCGGATGATGGGCATCCCGGCGGCGGAGCAGGCGCGGATCCTCTCGATCATCGACCAGGCCACGGGCGAGGTCGGCGTGGCGCGTCGCCGGATCCGGCTGCCCGGCCGGGGCCTGCGTGCGCTCGTGGAGCTGCACCGGGTGATCGGCAGGATCGGCCGGGAGCGCCGGCGCGACCCGGCCGACGACCTCATCTCCGCGCTGGTCACCGCCGACGTGGACGGCTCCCGGCTGAACTCCCGGGAGCTGGGCGCGTTCTTCTCGCTGCTGCTGGTGGCCGGAGTGGAGACGACCCGCAACGCGATCGCGCACGGCCTCGCCCTGCTGACCGACAACCCGCAACAGCGCAGCCTGCTCCTCTCGGACCTGGACGGGCAGATGGCCGGCGCCGTGGAGGAGATCGTCCGGCACAGCTCCCCGATCATCCAGTTTCGCCGGACGCTCGCCCGGGAGCACCGGATCGGCGACCGCACGCTGGCCGCCGGGGACAAGGTGGTGCTGTTCTACGTCTCGGCGAACCGGGACGAGACCGTTTTCCCCGATCCGGACGCGTTTGACATCACCCGCTCGCCGAACCCGCACGTGGGGTTCGGCGGCGGCGGCCCGCACTTCTGCCTCGGCGCCCAGCTGGCCCGGCGCGAGCTCGACCTGCTGTTCCGGGAGCTGTACGGCCGGCTACCGGGCCTGCGGGCGGTCGGGCCGCCGGAGCTCGTGCCGTCCTCGTTCGACAATCGGGTACGCCGGCTGCCGTTCGCCTTCGACCGCGTTCCGGCCAGGCGGGCGGTTCGCACCGGCACGGCTGTACGCACCGCCTGACCAGGCCACGCGCGCCGGCGTCCCGGCGGTCCTGGCCTCCAGGAGGCCGGTAATCGACCGAGAGCTTCGCTGCCGAGTCGATCTCCTCCGGCGTGAGCAGCACGACCACCTCCGACGTCGCCGCGCCGGCGGCGTTGACGGCGATCGACGCCGCCGCGGCGCGCTGGTTGTCGGGGAGGTCGAGGACGACGTAGGCATCGGTGTCGCCGAATGCGAAGTAGAAGCTCTCGAGGCTCCCTCCGAGCCCCTCGGCCATCCTCGCCACGGCGTCTCGCCGGCTGGTTCCACCGGCGCTCTGCACACCTTTCGCGCCCTCAGCGGAATACGACGCCTTTACCAGGAACTTCGCCATCGTCCTCTCCTTCGTCGTGGCCTGAGCAGGACCGTCTCACACCGGCGGTCGGAAGGCAACGACGGACCTGAGCACAAGAAAAGCGGCTGAAGGGACTCGAACCCTCGACCTTCTGCATGGCAAGCAGACGCTCTAGCCAACTGAGCTACAGCCGCAACGGCTCGGCAAGTATATCCCTCGCCTGCGGCCGGCCGGTCAGGCGCGGTCGATCTTCTCGCGCTGCTTGACGTCGAACTTCTGGAGCAGCGTCAGCAGCCGGGCGACGTGCTCCTTCTTGTCGTCGGCGATCCGCTGGGCCGCCTCCTTCGCCTCTTCGTCCGACAGCGAGAAGGCCTGCTCCTCGTAGCGGTTGATCGCGAGCAGCTCGTCGGCCAGGTTCTCCCTGAGCGTCTGCAGGTCGGCGGTCAGCTCGGTCAGTCGCACGGTGCTCCTTCGGTCGCGAGTGTCGCGATGACTCTACTCGCCGCGCACCGCGAGCACCCGGAGCAGCTCGTCCACGCGGGCATCCACCGTCTCGAGCACCGCGGGAGTTTGCGCCGCCTCGTCCAGCAGCCCGTGCTCCGTGACCACGGTGACGAAGTGCGCCCGGGCGGGGATGTCGCCTCGCGACGCCAGCTTCTGCGCCGCCGCGACGCCCGCGGCGGCGCCCAGCTCGGCCCAGATGCCCTCGCTCTCCCCGAGCACGATGCGCGCCGCCTCCAGCTCGGCGTCCGTCACCCGCACCACCAGGCCCTCGGACTCGACGACGGCCTGCAGCGTCTGCACCGTCCCGGTGATGCCGGCCAGCGAGCGTGCCAGGCTGCTCACCTCGCCGCTCGGCGCCACCCAGTCGCGGCCGCCTGCAAGCGAGCTCGCCACCGCGCCGCCCACCTCGACCGCCACCATCCGCGGGGTCGCGTCGACGGCGCCCCAGTCGGCGAGGTCGCGAAACCCGCGCCAGATCCCCTGGATGCCGTCGCCGAGCGCGGCCGGCACGGCGACCAGGTCGGGCACCGTCCATCGCAGCTGCTCCGCGATCTCGAACGCAATCGTCCGGTACCCCTCGATCGCGATCGGGTCGCTGCCGATCGGCGGGCGGGTGCGGTTCGAGACCGCGCGCCATCCGAGCTGGCGCTCCGCGTCGCCCAGCAGGCCCCAGCGCGCCTCCGAGCCGGTCACCCCGACGGCGCGCCCGCCGACCCACTCGATCGCGTCGAGCACCCGCCCGCCCTCCTCGAGGGCGGCGTCGACGAGTGCCACCGAGCGCATCCCGGCCCGTGCCGCGTATGCCGCCATCGACATGGCCATCGCCTCGCCGCCGGCCGACCCCACCGTCACGTCGGCGCCGAGGTGTTGGGACACTGCGAGCGCGGCGAAGCGGTCGCGCCACGACCCCGTCGGGTTGCGTCGCTCGTCCTTCACGAAAAGGCGGCGGAGCCCGAGCTCGCGTCCGAGGGCGCCCACCGACACCAGCGGCGTCGAGCCCTCGCCCAGCGACACCAGCCGCTCGCGAGGGACGGGCAGCTGCGCCGCATACCGGTGCAGCCCATCCCCCGACAGCTTGCCCGGCTTGATGCCCTGCATCCGAGCGTAGACCGGGGCGACGTTGCTGGGACAGTCCTCCGCCGAGCACGACGGACAGCCGCCTGGCATCTGCACAACCGGGTACCGCCGCCTGCAGCGCAAACATTCGAGGGCGGTCGGAGCGGCCACGTCCTGAGCATATCCGCTTGACGGCGGGCGCCCGCTCCCTGTCTACTACAGGAATGATCTACTGCGTGATACCGCGGGAGCTCGAGGACGAGCTGCTCGAGCGGATGACCGAGTACTACCGTGAGAACCCAGAGGTCGAGGTCATCCTCGACCGCCGCGACGGCGCGGCGAACGACCGCCGCCGCGGCGAGACCGCCGCCACGGACAACCGCCGCGTCACCCGTGACAGGCGCCGGCCGCGGGCGACCGGGACGTTCCCTCGGGTCGACGGCCCGGCCTGACCCTCCCGCTCAGGACGCGAGGGCGACGGTGCCGTCCGGCTCCGCCTGCGCGTTCCACTCGCAGAAGCGGCCGTCGAGCTCGTCTAGCTCCTCGCCCCGGCGCTGGAGCGTGACGGTCTGGGCACCGAGCATGTCGACGCGGTACTGGTACCACGACAGGTCCCACGCCACCGTCACGACGACCTCGCGGTGACTGCGCCGAACGACGCTCACCCTCGGGTCGCCGAGCGTGCGCGCGATCCCGGACACGGTGCGCGGATGCGTGCTCTCGTTGAACAGCTCGAGGCCGGCCTCGACGGCGTCCTCCGGGTCATCCGGGAGCAGCTCGGGATCGAACGGCTCGGGTGCGGTCACCTGCCGCTTGCGCGGCTTCAGCAGCGCACGCAGGCCCCGCTCCCTGCGCTCCCCGAGGCGCACCGGGAGCGTGGGCGCACCCTCGCGGGTCCAGCCGCGCGCGTCCGCCTGGTCGACGCAGAGCTCACAGACCTGCGCATCCTCGGCGCCGATCCTGCGGAAGCTGACGAGGCGCTCGCCGAGCAACACGGTCCGTCCGCAGACGTCGCAGCGCGTATCGGTGTCTTGTCGGCGGATCTCGATCATTGAACCACGGGTGGCCGCGGTGCCGCGCGACCGGCGCTGAGTCTAGCCCACCCTCGCGGGGATTGCTGCGAGTTTGCGGGCATTTTGTTGCAGCGCCGTGGTCCTGCGATCCCACGACGCGGCGGACTGGTAAGGTTCCGGCGCTCGGCGCGGGCCTGGGGGACGGCCCGCCTGCTTCTTGGAGGACTATGCCGACTGACCACCAGCGGATGCATCCTTGGGCCTGCGCGATGCTTGTGCTCCTCGCGGCGCTGGCGCTCGCGGCACCCGCGGGTGCAGCCCGCTCCCCGCTGGCATCGCAGCGCAGCCAGGCGGCACGCGTCATGGCGCAGCTCGACCGGCTGCAGGCCAAGCGCGACGCGGCGGCGCAGCGCGAGGGCGCCGCGCGGCTGCGGCTGTCCCTGGCGCGCACCGCGGTGCGGGACGCGCGCATCCAGGTGTCGTCGGCGACAGCCAGCCTGGCCACGGCGCGGGAGGCGCTGGCCCGCACGCTCGTCGCGAGCTACAAGAACGAGGGCGGCGATCCCGTCGCCTACGTGCTCGCCGCGGGCTCGTTCTCCGACCTCGTCTCCCGCATGGACACGATCCGCCGTGTCGCGTCGGCGGACCACGACCTGATCGGCCAGATCATCCGGGCGCAGCAGCGGCTGCAGGAGCGCGAGCGCCGGCTCCAGACCGAGGCGACGGCCGCCGCGGCGGCTGCGCACGAGGCGACGGCCGCGCGCACGCAGCTTGACGGCGCAGTTGCTCGCACGAGCGCGGTACTGGGCGCGCTGGATGCGCGGATCCGCGCTCAGCTCGCGACGGAGCGAACCCGGCGAACGGCACTCGCCAGGCAGCACGACGCAACCTCCGGCTCCGGAGGCGGCGGGGACTCGGGCGGGTCGAGCAGGGTCTTCTACGGCGACTCCACCTGGTATGGCCCCGGCTTCGCCGGCCATCGCACCGCGGACGGCGAGATCTTCGACCCCTCCAAGCTGACCGCCGCGAGCCCCTGGCTGCCGTTCAACACGGAGTTGAAGGTGACCAACCTCGCGACCGGGCTGAGCGTGCAGGTGCGCGTCAACGACCGCGGCCCGTTCGGGCGGGGCGTGCTCGACCTCTCCGCCCACGCCGCACACGTGGTCGGGCTGAGCGGCTGGCAGCGCGTGCGGATCCAGATCCTGCCGGGCGCGGCCCGGCCGGCGATCATGCCTTGACCATCTCCCGGTTCCGCTGCGCCGCGGCGATCACTGCCTGTGCCGCGTGGGCCGGCACCTCCTCGTAGCGCAGGAACTGCATCGCGTAGTCCCCACGGCCGCCGGTCATCGATGTGAGATCCGGCGCGTAGCCCAGCACCTCGGCCATCGGCACCTCGACGTGGACGATCGTCGCACCCGGGCCGGGGTCCATCCCCAGCACGCGCCCGCGTCGGCTGCTCATGTCGCCGATCACGTCGCCGACGTTCTCGTCGGGAACGGTGATGTCGAGCCGCATGATCGGCTCGAGCAGCACCGGATCCGCGTCGGAGACCGCCTGCTTGAACGCGAGTGACCCGGCGATCTTGAACGCCATCTCGGACGAGTCGACGTTGTGGTACGACCCGTCGACCAGCCGCACCCGGACGCCGACGACCGGCGCACCCACCAGCTCGCCCTTCTGCATCGCCTCCTGGATGCCCTTGTCGACTGCCGGGCGGAATCCCTGCGGGATGACGCCGCCGACGATCTTGTCGACGAACTCGTAGCCGTCGTGGCCGTCCAGGGGCTCGATCTCGATGTGGCAGTCGCCGAACTGGCCGCGGCCGCCCGTCTGCTTCTTGTGGCGGCCATGCGCACGCGCGGCCTTGCGGATCGTCTCGCGATACGGGACGCGCGGCGGGTGCAGCTCGACGTCGACGCCGAACCGGCGCTGCATGCGGTCGAGCACCGTCTCCACGTGCATCTGGGACAGGCCGCCGACGATGGTCTCGCCCGTCTCCTCGTCCCGGTGGACGTCAAGGGACGGATCCTCCTCCTGAAGGCGGCGCAGCGATGCGTGCACCTTGTCCTCGTCGCCCTTGCTTTTCGCCTCGATGGCGAACGAGACGACGGGCGCGGGCAGCGCGATCGGCTCGACCGGCGCGGGCGCGTCCACATTGGCAAGCACGTCGCCGGTGTTGGTCTCCTTCAGCTTCGCGACGGCGCCGATCATGCCGGGCCCGAGCTCGTCGACGGGCGTGTGATCCTTGCCCTGGACGAGCAGCAGCTGGCCGATCCGCTCCTTGCCGTGGGTGCGGCTGTTGACGAGCTGCGTGTCGCCGGTCGCGGTGCCCGCGAACATGCGCAGCATGCTGATCTTGCCGCTGTAGGGGTCGGCGATGGTCTTGAAGACGTATGCCAGCGTGCTGGCTCCCCCACTCTCGGGCACGTTGCGCGCGCGGGCGGGGGACGGCAGCCCCTCGACGATCAGGTCGAGCAGGCCGTGCGAGCCGATGTTCCGGGTGGCGGCGCCGCACCCGACGGGGAACACCTGGCCGTCGGTGACGAGCTGCTTGAGCGCCTGGGCCATCTCCTCCCGCGAGATCTCGTCGCCCTCGAGGTAGCGCTCCATCAGGTCGTCGGAGGTCTCCGCGACGACGTCCATCAGCTTGTCGTGGTACTCCTCCGCGAGCGCCTGCATGTCGTCGGGGATCGGCACCGACTCGTCGTGGCCGGACGCGTCGTCGCCGTGCAGGTAGGCGACCATGTGCACGAGGTCGACGACGCCGTGGAAGTCGCCCTCGCTCCCGATCGGGATCTCGACGGCCACGCACGTGTCGCTCAGCCGCTCGCGGAGCTGCTCCAGGGCGACGAAGAAGTCCGCGCGCTCGCGATCGAGCAGGTTGATCAGCACGAGGCGCGAGATGCCGAGCTCGTCGCAGCGCCGCCAGACCCGCTCGGTGCCGACCTCGACGCCGAGCACGCCGGACACCGTGACGATCGCGCCCTCCACCACACGCAGCGCGGACAGGACGTCGGCCTGGAAGCTGGGCTCTCCGGGGGTGTCGATCAGGTTGATCGTGCGCCCCTCCCACTCCAGGTGCGTGACGGCGGCGGAGATGGTCATGCCGCGCTTGCGCTCGTCCTCGTCGTAGTCGGCGACGGTCGACTTCTCGGCCACCGAGCCCAGACGGGTGATCGTGCCGGACTCGTAGAGCAGAGCCTCCACCAGCGAGGTCTTCCCTGTGCCACGGTGGCCGACCACCGCGACGTTGCGGATCTTTCCGGGCTCCTTGTGTGGCATGAGCAGGGCCTTTCCGACGAGAGACGATGGAGGCGTCCACCTTACTCGCCGATCCGCGTGGCTGGCAATGCCGAGCGACGCCCGCGTCACACCCGCGCATCGAGGGCAACGACTCCGCAACGAACGCCTGCGTGAAAAAAACGTGCCCGGCACCTTTTTCTCACCGGCCACCGCACCGCCGTCACATCACACCCGCGTAGCGGACGGCAACGATGCTGCAACGATCGCATGCGTGGAAAAAACGTGCCCGGCACCTTTTTTTCACCGGCAGCTGGCTCTCCGGGCGCCTTCGCCCGTGTCCGCTACCGCGCCGGGCGCTCGAGCGACGCGCGCTCGAGGCTCCCCTGCAGCTTGGCC carries:
- a CDS encoding glycosyltransferase family 2 protein, with amino-acid sequence MGATQLRPYVAQVRDDAVRAFDERYPGLRFARAVVVIAAYDEEGAIGGVLDEVPREACGITLDTLVVDDGSSDATTAVSLARNVHVATLEKNCGHGVALRLGYELAREHGAEFIVTMDADGEWDPADIPGVLQPLVDGEADFVVGSRVLGSDSADDRVRQAGVRVFAVLVRLLTGVRVTDTSSAVRAIRAEITAKVRQDQVQYQTSELLIGAIARGYRVTERPVSHRTRTAGQSKKGASLLYGARYAQVIVRTWWRERRARG
- a CDS encoding YfhO family protein yields the protein MTAVIDATDSPRAARLGRVAALFATGPREAVAVALLMALVLVAAFPRVVAGHATFAPGAQIGTESGVAQRDYPYPIPSRAVVNDGGAFAWQFEPWAIFTHDAYADGHVPLWDPYSALGKPFAGNLQSAPFSPLYAPVFLHPGQRVWDFVFLLRLWLGGLGCYALLRALGSRPPVALGPAVAYMLATTFVLWTSSVSMNVEPLAPWLLLALLLGLRRPTAPRFALLAVVVAAILVGGQPEVAIVLGWVGAVWAVAFWVRGPRRARPLIEVAGAAACGALIASPQLLLALEYVPIAAKGHYEGLGNNLYPIRTGGVMVLGDFAAKHQAAIGIVLSSLALAALAARRRLLPGTLVLLAVSAVWVPRAFDVPLVSSLMRHLPGIGTINARRYGELLPVLCAALLATAVIEAAARRVRAVAVVPATFAGVTLVAWALGAGSRTDMAWATVLAALVAATLFLTAYRPILAPLIVVVVFVQFLGLAPRTYARPNNTQRVQPFMRYLQSHLKPGERAAGGFGLVEPEWAGAFGVADPNSRDALYPGRWSWYMKHLVGHLRLGPEQLASPFLDALAVRYVVTPRGAAMPPKYTRVMVDRDGRRLAVWENTQAFPGAWLAKGVVAARTRRGAELRLKASNGDLRQLTVIEDPTPDMARATGTGTARVTSYSFDESTIDVDVTGGSGVLVVPQQFFPGWKASVDGSSTPIRAANSTMRAVSVPSGRHTVTFTYAPARWRYGLLLAALGILAIAARCLGPVIRRRWGGGRPATGAAVVL
- a CDS encoding cytochrome P450 — protein: MPTDPRGRAAALDPADPGFWALPERERLTAFAQLRSLDGPAYLSSGSSGFYALVKHADVVAASRQPELFLSGPGVTTPEPARWARVLFGDSMVNMDDPRHAALRRIVARAFCPRLIAKIEDDMRGVATEIVDDVLARRPEDFVSSVAAQMPYRVICRMMGIPAAEQARILSIIDQATGEVGVARRRIRLPGRGLRALVELHRVIGRIGRERRRDPADDLISALVTADVDGSRLNSRELGAFFSLLLVAGVETTRNAIAHGLALLTDNPQQRSLLLSDLDGQMAGAVEEIVRHSSPIIQFRRTLAREHRIGDRTLAAGDKVVLFYVSANRDETVFPDPDAFDITRSPNPHVGFGGGGPHFCLGAQLARRELDLLFRELYGRLPGLRAVGPPELVPSSFDNRVRRLPFAFDRVPARRAVRTGTAVRTA
- a CDS encoding pyridoxal-phosphate dependent enzyme; translated protein: MAAPTALECLRCRRRYPVVQMPGGCPSCSAEDCPSNVAPVYARMQGIKPGKLSGDGLHRYAAQLPVPRERLVSLGEGSTPLVSVGALGRELGLRRLFVKDERRNPTGSWRDRFAALAVSQHLGADVTVGSAGGEAMAMSMAAYAARAGMRSVALVDAALEEGGRVLDAIEWVGGRAVGVTGSEARWGLLGDAERQLGWRAVSNRTRPPIGSDPIAIEGYRTIAFEIAEQLRWTVPDLVAVPAALGDGIQGIWRGFRDLADWGAVDATPRMVAVEVGGAVASSLAGGRDWVAPSGEVSSLARSLAGITGTVQTLQAVVESEGLVVRVTDAELEAARIVLGESEGIWAELGAAAGVAAAQKLASRGDIPARAHFVTVVTEHGLLDEAAQTPAVLETVDARVDELLRVLAVRGE
- a CDS encoding septal ring lytic transglycosylase RlpA family protein; this translates as MLVLLAALALAAPAGAARSPLASQRSQAARVMAQLDRLQAKRDAAAQREGAARLRLSLARTAVRDARIQVSSATASLATAREALARTLVASYKNEGGDPVAYVLAAGSFSDLVSRMDTIRRVASADHDLIGQIIRAQQRLQERERRLQTEATAAAAAAHEATAARTQLDGAVARTSAVLGALDARIRAQLATERTRRTALARQHDATSGSGGGGDSGGSSRVFYGDSTWYGPGFAGHRTADGEIFDPSKLTAASPWLPFNTELKVTNLATGLSVQVRVNDRGPFGRGVLDLSAHAAHVVGLSGWQRVRIQILPGAARPAIMP
- the fusA gene encoding elongation factor G, giving the protein MPHKEPGKIRNVAVVGHRGTGKTSLVEALLYESGTITRLGSVAEKSTVADYDEDERKRGMTISAAVTHLEWEGRTINLIDTPGEPSFQADVLSALRVVEGAIVTVSGVLGVEVGTERVWRRCDELGISRLVLINLLDRERADFFVALEQLRERLSDTCVAVEIPIGSEGDFHGVVDLVHMVAYLHGDDASGHDESVPIPDDMQALAEEYHDKLMDVVAETSDDLMERYLEGDEISREEMAQALKQLVTDGQVFPVGCGAATRNIGSHGLLDLIVEGLPSPARARNVPESGGASTLAYVFKTIADPYSGKISMLRMFAGTATGDTQLVNSRTHGKERIGQLLLVQGKDHTPVDELGPGMIGAVAKLKETNTGDVLANVDAPAPVEPIALPAPVVSFAIEAKSKGDEDKVHASLRRLQEEDPSLDVHRDEETGETIVGGLSQMHVETVLDRMQRRFGVDVELHPPRVPYRETIRKAARAHGRHKKQTGGRGQFGDCHIEIEPLDGHDGYEFVDKIVGGVIPQGFRPAVDKGIQEAMQKGELVGAPVVGVRVRLVDGSYHNVDSSEMAFKIAGSLAFKQAVSDADPVLLEPIMRLDITVPDENVGDVIGDMSSRRGRVLGMDPGPGATIVHVEVPMAEVLGYAPDLTSMTGGRGDYAMQFLRYEEVPAHAAQAVIAAAQRNREMVKA